One Arachis duranensis cultivar V14167 unplaced genomic scaffold, aradu.V14167.gnm2.J7QH unplaced_Scaffold_232525, whole genome shotgun sequence DNA segment encodes these proteins:
- the LOC107462044 gene encoding E3 ubiquitin-protein ligase RHF2A, with the protein MEGSPGIEDSSKSEAHLTSAAAFVEGGIQDACDDACSICLEAFCDSDPSTVTSCKHEFHFQCILEWCQRSSQCPMCWQPISLKDPSSQELLEAVERERNFRLNPPRNATIFHHPTLGDFELQHLPVGANDADLEEHIIQHLAAAAAMGRARHIARREGQRNRSSAQGRPHFLVWSTHPNSPPVAPASSSPTHSQRGDGEQTPAVAFATLSPAPATGEESPQLTSVPPVLAEQVSASGSGSAVHSIDHQGSSNNRRSPSQSSPSSQDRAGPSELQSFSESLKSKLNAVSSRYKESISKSTKGWKERWFSRNTSMSDIGSEVRREVNAGIATVSRMMERLETRDSNRSNSNTNSNTAPSNLEHGSGQGSSDQLLTETEGSQLRDTNTKTSCAAGSSSS; encoded by the exons ATGGAG GGATCCCCTGGGATTGAAGATAGCAGCAAGTCTGAGGCGCATTTGACTTCAGCTGCTGCTTTTGTGGAGGGTGGAATTCAGGATGCTTGTGACGATGCTTGCAGCATCTGTCTTGAAGCCTTCTGTGACAGTGATCCTTCCACC GTGACAAGTTGCAAGCATGAGTTTCATTTTCAGTGCATTCTGGAATG GTGTCAGAGAAGCTCCCAGTGTCCCATGTGTTGGCAACCCATCAGTCTCAAAGATCCATCCAG CCAGGAACTTCTTGAGGCTGTGGAAAGAGAGAGGAACTTTAGGTTAAATCCACCTAGAAATGCCACAATATTTCATCATCCAACTCTGGGGGATTTTGAGTTACAACAT TTGCCAGTTGGAGCAAATGATGCTGATCTTGAGGAGCATATAATCCAACACTTGGCTGCTGCTGCTGCAATGGGCCGAGCACGTCACATTGCAAGAAGGGAAGGCCAGAGAAACAGGTCATCAGCTCAAGGTCGCCCTCATTTTTTGGTATGGTCGACCCATCCCAATTCTCCTCCTGTCGCtcctgcttcttcttctcctactcACAGCCAGAGGGGGGATGGTGAACAAACACCTGCAGTTGCTTTTGCCACTCTTTCTCCAGCTCCTGCAACTGGAGAAGAATCACCACAGCTTACTTCAGTTCCTCCTGTTCTAGCTGAACAGGTTTCTGCTTCAGGATCTGGGTCTGCTGTACACAGCATTGATCATCAGGGATCATCTAACAATAG GAGATCTCCTAGCCAGTCTTCTCCAAGTAGTCAGGATAGAGCGGGGCCATCGGAATTACAGTCCTTTTCAGAATCCCTGAAATCTAAATTAAATGCTGTGTCGTCAAG ATACAAGGAGTCAATTTCCAAGAGCACAAAAGGGTGGAAGGAGAGATGGTTCTCTCGTAATACTTCTATGTCTGATATTGGATCTGAAGTCAGACGAGAAGTTAATGCTGGGATTGCAACCGTGTCACGAATGATGGAACGCCTGGAAACTAGAGACAGTAACAGAAGTAATAGCAATACCAATAGCAATACTGCACCAAGTAATTTGGAGCATGGTTCAGGTCAGGGATCAAGTGATCAGCTTTTAACAGAAACTGAAGGGAGTCAACTGAGAGACACCAACACAAAAACATCTTGTGCTGCAGGTTCTAGTTCTAGTTAA